In Macrotis lagotis isolate mMagLag1 chromosome 8, bilby.v1.9.chrom.fasta, whole genome shotgun sequence, a single genomic region encodes these proteins:
- the ARF4 gene encoding ADP-ribosylation factor 4, with protein sequence MGLTISSLFSRLFGKKQMRILMVGLDAAGKTTILYKLKLGEIVTTIPTIGFNVETVEYKNICFTVWDVGGQDKIRPLWRHYFQNTQGLIFVVDSNDRERIQEGAEELQKMLQEDELRDAVLLLFANKQDLPNAMAISEMTDKLGLQSLRNRTWYVQATCATQGTGLYEGLDWLSNELSKR encoded by the exons atggGCCTCACCATCTCCTCGCTCTTCTCCCGCCTCTTCGGCAAGAAGCAGATGCGCATCCTGATGG TTGGTTTGGATGCTGCTGGCAAGACAACTATTTTGTACAAGCTGAAGTTAGGGGAGATAGTCACCACCATTCCAACTATTG GTTTTAATGTGGAAACAGTAGAATATAAGAATATTTGTTTCACGGTATGGGATGTTGGTGGTCAAGATAAAATTCGACCTCTTTGGAGGCATTACTTCCAAAACACACAG ggtCTTATTTTTGTGGTAGATAGCAATGATCGTGAGAGAATTCAAGAAGGAGCTGAAGAACTGCAGAAAATG CTTCAGGAAGATGAATTGCGGGATGCTGTGTTGCTGCTCTTTGCAAACAAGCAGGATCTGCCAAATGCCATGGCCATCAGTGAGATGACAGATAAACTAGGCCTGCAGTCCCTTCGCAACAGAACT TGGTATGTTCAAGCTACCTGTGCTACACAAGGAACCGGCCTGTACGAGGGTCTTGACTGGCTGTCAAATGAGCTCTCAAAACGTTAA